CAGATACCTCCTCCCTACGAGTAATGTACATCAGCAGGCAATGCTTAAAACTGACTATGATTCTATGCAAAATGTATTCAATTCTTGACAAGACTCAAAAAACGTTATATTCACTCCTTTGACCATTGACATGTAATACGTACCAAGATGAAATATCGCATAACTAGTGATatttacagaaatgaaaataaatagatatgCCATATTCAAATTACATAAAACTCTCTTTTTAACATTATCTGAAAGACATACGTACACTCCGAAAGTACTGTTTATGTCCCCGGTGCCTAAGAACCAGGCCaaatatagtgtttgaactgtcacATCCATCAGTCCGTCTGTCATAACTCCTTCTGTACTCAACACCTTCAACTTCCATCcagttgaaatgaaatttatatgtATAGGACATGTCCATACTGTGGGGACTTTTGTGTCGCATTGTTTTCTATTCCTTGAGTTATGACCCTGTTATTGACTGAATTATTCTGTCAACGTTGAcattgttcttgtttattttgtaaagaataacTGCGCAATTACCTCAATCTACAAATGCAAACAAATATGATGCATTTTTTTATTCATAAGAGAGTAGATTAAATTCCAACATTCCGCATGGTAAAAATCTACATTTGATCAGTGCAGTTTTTATTGACATATGACAGAATGTTTTCCAAAGCAAAAATACAGcttaagtttgcagataaaacaGGAAAAAGGTCAGTTAGTATAACTGgtatttactttttcaaaacattctttAATTTTGTCCAGAACAGTTCCTGGCCTACCACATCCTCTGTCCATTCTATGTATGTCGTCGtatcaaacaaaacttttaaggAGTGATTCATATTTCTTCCATCAATTTCCTCTAAAAGAATGATCACCAGTTCTGTTTCATCTTCAATCAGTTTCGAATGTGCAATTTTCAATTCAAACATACACCATTCACTACCAGCAAATGCATTGCTTAAGACAAGAACGACTTTCTCACTTTTGTCCATATTTGTGACAATATTGTCATTTATAAAAGCGCCCGGTTGAAAGTCCCTTTCATGAATACACAATTTCAACCCGACCTCTTCTTCAAGAACAGGTAACAGCCTGCGACGTACCCACGCCGAATCCGTTGCCTCGTATCCAACGAAGGCATCGTACACAAAGTTATGTccatttataatttgataattCCTTCTCTTTCTTAACAAATAGATGTAATGTTTAATATTCCATCTATTTCTATACAGTAACAGAACAGTAATACCTATAACAATAACACAAGGCGAGGCAATAATAGCGACCCATATCCAAGGACTCCATGGATGACATTCTTTGtacgtgaaagatatttcagaaaGCCGCATTTTAGACTTTTCTTTTGGAAGTGAACATATGTATCCTTGTGGATACCTTCGAATCACATTATTATCTTGCTTTGTTTTCATCCATTTAATTAACCATTCTAAGTCACAGTCACATACAAACGGATTTTGACTAAGATCAAGTgaatgtaaattatttagaagtGAAATTCGTAGGGCCGACTCTTGTATATGTGCAATGTCATTATACCTTAAATCAAGATATCTCAAATGcttgttttctttaaatgtttcgTCAGATAATTGTGTCACTTGGCTTGAATGAAGGCTTATATAAACTACTTGTTTCATATGATTTAAAATGACTTTAGGATCCTGCGAAATCGGACATCCAAAACACTCAAACCACCTAATGTTATCGAGTGGCGAAAACAATCCTGAGTATTGCTGGTTAGTTAGTTGTCGAAAATTAATAAGTCCGAATGATAAATGTCTCAAACTTGGCACAAATCTAAACGTGTCATTGAAGGATAGGAACAGGTCTCTGGCAGGTCTACTAAATTCGAATTGTAAATATCTTAGTGAAGATGATTTGAAAGCTAATGGCTCGACTGTGACACTGTCTGCCTGTAAAAATTGAAGCTCCAGAAATTCAAGTTTTGGTAGTTTCAGCAAGAGGTTGTTTTATAATACCTTTATGGGATTATGATTGAGCtgaaatgatttcaatttcaataaacatttaaaattatcaaaatcaattTCTGTTATGTCATTACTTTTGACACTGAGAAGCTCTAGGTTTGGAATATAGCAATCCTTTTCACTTCCATCGACTGCAAAGTCTGGGAATGATTCAAACTTATTGTTATCAAGGTATAAATTatgcaaatgtttatttttagaaatttttatattttcaatatgattGTGCCTTAAATACAAAACTTTCAAACTATTAAATGTCCCGAAAGTGTCCATTGAAAGCGTTTTCATGTTGTAAAATCGGACATCTAGCATTTGTATCCTGTTTTTTCTCATCAAAGAAAACAAATCTTGTTTTATCGTTATGGTGCCGATTCCACTTATATGAAGATGAGAAAGAAACTTCAAGTTTGACAATTCACCCAACAGATTCTTCATATTTTCATAGTATATCGGATTGTTTGACAGATAAAGGTATTTCAAATTGTGAAACGCACTAAGAGCCGTTTTTGAAATGTTCTGAATACTGTTATGATCAAGGAAAAGGTAAGCCAGACTGTCTGGATCGCTTACATTTTCGAATGTTTCAGATGAGACGTTTCTTAAATCGTTGTAACTAAATATCAAGTACGTAATGTGATTGCCAGTTTTCGGAATGTATAGTAAGTTTTGATGACTGCAGCTTAGAGCCTTCTGATTATGAATCATTTGTACTTTGCATTGTTTCTTTCTCTCTATCCATATGCTTTCGGTGGCTGTGAACATCactagaagaagaaaaaatatcgATGTTGCttctgttttcattttgattCCGTCGCCGCAGCAGTTTATCTTTCCTCGAAATAGGCTTTTCTTACGTTTATGTTTATCTAAACTAAAAGTGAAACATTAGAATTAATAGGCGCATCATCAAAATGATTGTTATGTCAAATCAATCGTATCTTTTAACTTATACTTAGGCCTACGTTTCAAAGCTCGCCTGAACCAATAATTCGGGGTGAGCTTTTAGTTTAGGTCGGGAATTCGTTTTCATGCGTTTTACATTAAATTACTTCTCACAAACTTTTTGATGGAAAGTTACCAAACGTGGTCAGAAACGTTTGCATGCGATGAGTGAAAGCTTGATTTAtaataacatttcattaaaaataagaAGTGGAAAAGTACAGGTCGCCAAACGCGACACAGGCTCGGTGTGATTTAGCCTGTTCATTGACAATATTGGAAATGCAAGCAACCACGCCTTc
This is a stretch of genomic DNA from Mercenaria mercenaria strain notata chromosome 4, MADL_Memer_1, whole genome shotgun sequence. It encodes these proteins:
- the LOC128556145 gene encoding toll-like receptor 6, which translates into the protein MKQVVYISLHSSQVTQLSDETFKENKHLRYLDLRYNDIAHIQESALRISLLNNLHSLDLSQNPFVCDCDLEWLIKWMKTKQDNNVIRRYPQGYICSLPKEKSKMRLSEISFTYKECHPWSPWIWVAIIASPCVIVIGITVLLLYRNRWNIKHYIYLLRKRRNYQIINGHNFVYDAFVGYEATDSAWVRRRLLPVLEEEVGLKLCIHERDFQPGAFINDNIVTNMDKSEKVVLVLSNAFAGSEWCMFELKIAHSKLIEDETELVIILLEEIDGRNMNHSLKVLFDTTTYIEWTEDVVGQELFWTKLKNVLKK